The Hornefia porci genome contains the following window.
AGCCGTCTGACACGAGCCCCGGATCCTCCTGAAGAATTTCCGCGGCCGCCTTCCCGGCTTTCTCCAGAACATCACCGTGGCGCACGATATCGCTGATATGCATCTCGGGAAGTCCGTGCTGTCTGGTGCCGAAAATCTCGCCCGGCCCCCGCAGATGGAGATCCTCCTCCGCAATATGGAAGCCGTCTGTGCTCTCACACATGATCCGGATTCTCTGGCGGGCGACGTCCGTCTCGCTTTCCTGAATCAGATAACAGTAGGACTGATCGCTGCCGCGGCCCACTCTGCCCCTCAGCTGATGAAGCTGCGCCAGGCCGAACCGTTCCGCATTTTCAATCACCATTACTGTAGCGTTGGCGACATTGATTCCGATTTCAATGACCACAGTGGAAACCAGGACATCAATCGCTCCCTGATAAAAATCCGCCATGATCCGGTCCTTCTCCGTCTGCGGAAGTCCGCCGTGGATCAGCGCGACCCGGTAATTTCTGTATTTCCGGCTCAGCTCCTGATAGACGCGTTCCGCCGAATGCGCTTCAATCTTCTCCGATTCCTCGATCAGCGGCGTGACGACATAGGCCTGATGTCCTTCGGCCAGTTCCTTTTCCACCCGGCGGTACACGCCGGCGCGCCCGGCTCCGTCCACAGAAACCGTCCGGACCGGCCTGCGTCCTGCCGGCATCGTATCAATTACGGAAATATCCAGTTCTCCGTACAGAATCACTGCCAGCGTCCGCGGAATCGGCGTCGCGGTCATTACCATCACATTGGGATTGGCGCCCTTGACGGACAGGCGGCGGCGCTGCTCGACGCCGAACCGGTGCTGCTCGTCGGTGATTACCAGCCCCAGCCTCCGGAACGTCACATCGTCCTGAATCACCGCATGCGTTCCCGTGAGAATATCGATGTCTCCGCTGAGCAGCCGTTCAAGAACCTCGTTCTTCTCAGATTTTTTCATGCTTCCGGTCAGGAGTCCGACCCGGATCCCGTGAGGCTGAAAATCCTTTGTCAGTGACTGATAGTGCTGCCTGGCCAGAATCTCCGTCGGCGCCATCATCGCCGCCTGATATCCGCTCCGCACCGCGCAGAACATGCTGATCTCCGCAACGGCGGTCTTCCCCGAGCCTACGTCACCCTGCACCAGCCGGTTCATCGCATGACCGTCCCGGAGATTCGCGGCGATCTCGCCCCACACCCGTTTCTGCCCCGGAGTCAGAGCAAACGGGAGCCCCCGGATGAATTCTTCTGCCGCCGAAACGTCCAGGCGAACGCCTTCGCCCTCCCGGACATTATCATGCTTCATGTACAAAAGACCGGTGGAGAGAGTCAGGAGCTCATCGAAGATCAGGCGGAACCTGCTCATCAGGACGTGGCGCCGGTCCTTCGGGAAATGAATATGGTGAAGCGCGAAGGCCGGGCCGGCCAGTCTGTATTCTCGCACAATATGCTCCGGAAGCCATTCCGGAACCTCATCAACGACCGGCTCAATCTGCCGCTGGAATTTCCGGACCTCCTTTTGTGAAATACCGGAAATGGCGGGATAGACTGGAAGAACCTCGCGGACATCCTCCGGAGAGCCTTCCCGGCAGGACTCCGGATGAACCATCTGAACCCGTCCCCGGTTCTCCGTTATCTTTCCGTAAAAGACATACCGGCCGTGAATCTCAAACGCCCGGCTCATGTACCGTCCGTTGAAGTATACGACCTCAAGCGTTCCGGTGTCGTCAGAAACCAGGAAAGAAACCGGCGCATGTTTTTTATAGGGGCTGCCGCTGTACCGTCTGGACAGGATTTCGCCCCGGATCAGAGCAGGCTTCCCCGGACGCAGTTCCCCGATGGGCGTGAGCTTCCTCCGATCCTCATAGGAACGCGGGAACCACCATGCCAGATCCTCCAGCGTCGTGATGCCGTGACCGGCGAAGGCTTCCTTCTTCTTATCGCCGATCCCTTTCAGGCTGCTGATGTCATCCGTTATCTTCATATCTGTATACGACCTTTGTATTTCTCTTCGCTTTGTGCCGGGAGCGGACTCCGGCGATGTTGATGGTGATCACCGCGGGTTTTCTGCCGCTGTATTTCACAAAGGCACCTGCGATATAATCGGCCAGATGCCTCGTCGTCCGCTTGATGCTGATGCCGAACAAAGTAATCACGCTGAATTCCAGCTCGACGCGCCCCTCCTCATTGAAGTCCACGTCGATGTACATGGAAAATTCCGTATCAATATACTTCGGCACAATGCCGATCTGCCGTCCCCGCGGCGTCGCCGGCCAGATCTTGCCCCTGCACTCCGGAAGACGCATTCCCTCAAAGATGATCTGCGCGAAAATCATATTGGAAATAGAGATCTCTCCCAGCGCGGTCTGCTTTGTCAGTGCCATATTATCCCCTCCTAACGAAAACTCCGCTTCAGGAAAATGATGTTGCTGATCACCCGCTCATACAGCGTTTCCAAATACTTCAGGTGCTGCAGCGACATGGATTCGTTGACGTGGTGCCGCAGATTGTCCTCATCTCCGAAGGTCGGACCGAACACGATGGAATTGGGAACGATCTGTGCGTAGGTTCCCACCGTATCCACATGGAACTCTGCCGGGCGCTCCGCCAGATGCTCAAAAGCCTCCGCCATCGCTTTGATAAAAGGCTGATTCCTGCTGATAAAGGAGGCCGGCTGCGAGCTGATCCGGTCGATCCGGACGATGTCCTCGCGGAAATACCGTTCAATGGCGGTCAGCACCTGGTTCTCTCTGGTATCCGGGCTGAGCCGCGCGTTGATATTGACGAAGAGTCTGTCCTTCTGCCGGAAAATCGCGGTCGGCGCGTATACGTTCTCGCCGGAATATTCGTTTTTATACCGTCCCAGACTTCCGGGAAGCCCGGCGCGCTTTCCGTTTCCCTCGAAGAATCCGGCCTTCAGCTTCCGGAAAATACGGTAGGTCGTGTCTCGCCGAATCTTCGCTTTGTTCCTGCCGCGCAGCGATTCCAGCGCTTCCGCCATATTAAAAATCGCGTTGTCTGTCAGCGCCAGCATGGAAATGTGGCCGGCGGATCCGCGGGCGGCAAATGTCCTCCCGTCGTTCAGCGTGACCTTGCAGACCTCCGGGACGGTTTCCGGATTACTGCCTGCACGGACGTCTTTCAGGACCTGTCCCTCCTTCTCCAGCGGAAATGAAATCAGCACGTTGAAGCTCCCCATTTCAACATTGCAGAGGGGAAACATCCCGTCGGGACTGAAGCTGTAATCCGGCGGACGATGGGTCAGCAGATAGTCCCGCATGTCGCCGCCTCCGGCTTTCTGCTCTGTTCCGATAATCATGCGGACCTTTTTCCGCGCAGGCAGGCCGTACCGGCGGCTGAGCTCTGCCACGTCCGCCATCGCGAACAGCGCCGCCATGGCGGGTCCTTTGTCGTCCACAGCTCCTCTGCCGTAGATCCTGTCTGCGTCGACGACCGGCTGAAAAGGCGGGGAATCCCAGAGAGTGTAATCACCCGGGTGCGCCACGTCAACATGCGTGAGAATGCCGAGCACCTCACTTCCCTGCCCGTATTCTATGATCCCGATCCGTCCGTCCGCAGCCAAAGAGACGGAGAAACCAAATTCGTCCCCCCGCTGAAGCATATAATAAAGAGCCTCCAGGCAGTTTTCATGATCCCCGCTCACACTGGGGATCCGGATCAGATCCGATACCGACTCAACCAGGTCATACATGGGCAGTTCCTTTCCGTTTTGTCCGTTTTACGCTTTAGAAAAAAAACCACACTGAAGTGATTCAGCATGGCGTGTTTCTTACGGTCAGATCAGATGGCACGGTTTACTTTGCCGGATCTCAGGCACTGTGTGCAAACCTTGGCTTTTCTGACAGTTCCGTTATCATCGATCCTGACGGTCTGGATATTCGCATTCCACTTTCTTCTCGTATGTCTGTTCGAGTGGGATACATTGTTTCCGGAAACCTGACCTTTTCCGCAAATTTCACATTTTCTCGACATCTGCCGCACCTCCTATCCTATATCGTTAAGTCTGAACGTGTCATTCATTCCTGATTGATTGTGCTATGTCTAACATCGCACGGA
Protein-coding sequences here:
- the recG gene encoding ATP-dependent DNA helicase RecG encodes the protein MKITDDISSLKGIGDKKKEAFAGHGITTLEDLAWWFPRSYEDRRKLTPIGELRPGKPALIRGEILSRRYSGSPYKKHAPVSFLVSDDTGTLEVVYFNGRYMSRAFEIHGRYVFYGKITENRGRVQMVHPESCREGSPEDVREVLPVYPAISGISQKEVRKFQRQIEPVVDEVPEWLPEHIVREYRLAGPAFALHHIHFPKDRRHVLMSRFRLIFDELLTLSTGLLYMKHDNVREGEGVRLDVSAAEEFIRGLPFALTPGQKRVWGEIAANLRDGHAMNRLVQGDVGSGKTAVAEISMFCAVRSGYQAAMMAPTEILARQHYQSLTKDFQPHGIRVGLLTGSMKKSEKNEVLERLLSGDIDILTGTHAVIQDDVTFRRLGLVITDEQHRFGVEQRRRLSVKGANPNVMVMTATPIPRTLAVILYGELDISVIDTMPAGRRPVRTVSVDGAGRAGVYRRVEKELAEGHQAYVVTPLIEESEKIEAHSAERVYQELSRKYRNYRVALIHGGLPQTEKDRIMADFYQGAIDVLVSTVVIEIGINVANATVMVIENAERFGLAQLHQLRGRVGRGSDQSYCYLIQESETDVARQRIRIMCESTDGFHIAEEDLHLRGPGEIFGTRQHGLPEMHISDIVRHGDVLEKAGKAAAEILQEDPGLVSDGYAELRRRVEKMFGEDIKLEL
- a CDS encoding M20/M25/M40 family metallo-hydrolase, translated to MYDLVESVSDLIRIPSVSGDHENCLEALYYMLQRGDEFGFSVSLAADGRIGIIEYGQGSEVLGILTHVDVAHPGDYTLWDSPPFQPVVDADRIYGRGAVDDKGPAMAALFAMADVAELSRRYGLPARKKVRMIIGTEQKAGGGDMRDYLLTHRPPDYSFSPDGMFPLCNVEMGSFNVLISFPLEKEGQVLKDVRAGSNPETVPEVCKVTLNDGRTFAARGSAGHISMLALTDNAIFNMAEALESLRGRNKAKIRRDTTYRIFRKLKAGFFEGNGKRAGLPGSLGRYKNEYSGENVYAPTAIFRQKDRLFVNINARLSPDTRENQVLTAIERYFREDIVRIDRISSQPASFISRNQPFIKAMAEAFEHLAERPAEFHVDTVGTYAQIVPNSIVFGPTFGDEDNLRHHVNESMSLQHLKYLETLYERVISNIIFLKRSFR
- the rpmB gene encoding 50S ribosomal protein L28, which gives rise to MSRKCEICGKGQVSGNNVSHSNRHTRRKWNANIQTVRIDDNGTVRKAKVCTQCLRSGKVNRAI